One genomic region from Prochlorococcus marinus CUG1433 encodes:
- a CDS encoding ClC family H(+)/Cl(-) exchange transporter has protein sequence MPNFIKDNIQKTSNNSSRSIKKLLKQRSLVVAFSLLLTGLGASITSISFKTGIYFINNWRLALLDQFPSIAVLPIFGALGGAIAGYLIKNIAPAAKGSGVSQIMGFLRHKKVPMNLKVGLVKLISGIIAIGSGFPLGPEGPSVQMGGSVAWQMAKWLKAPTAFRRVIVAAGGGAGIAAVFSAPLGGFIYAIEELLNSARPVILLLVVITTFIADSSADIIQALGLDPKAGGFDFNLGFLIQKEYDPSVFFLPVDFIYLVLLGIIIGIFAELYSRYVLLMQNFGKKWYKNKFVLKMSICGLILGSIYSFLPSTFHNLDELQKIIAEQNTSIGIALIAVLVLFITTGLAAASGAPGGLFYPMLTLGGSIGLIMGSWVEIATGHAPSTYIFAGMGAFVAGCSRTPITAMFLAFALTKNLLIMKPVLISCIASFLVARAFNEESIYERQIQIELED, from the coding sequence CAGGTCTAGGAGCTTCAATTACAAGCATATCTTTTAAAACTGGAATCTATTTTATTAATAATTGGAGATTAGCATTATTAGACCAATTCCCATCTATTGCGGTCTTACCTATTTTTGGAGCTCTAGGAGGAGCTATTGCAGGATATTTGATCAAAAATATAGCGCCTGCCGCAAAAGGTTCAGGAGTGAGTCAAATCATGGGTTTCTTAAGACATAAAAAAGTTCCAATGAATTTGAAAGTAGGATTAGTAAAGCTGATATCAGGAATTATTGCGATTGGTAGTGGATTCCCTTTGGGTCCAGAAGGTCCATCAGTTCAAATGGGAGGATCCGTAGCTTGGCAAATGGCCAAGTGGCTCAAAGCTCCTACAGCTTTCAGAAGAGTAATAGTAGCAGCAGGTGGTGGTGCTGGAATAGCTGCAGTATTTAGCGCTCCATTAGGAGGGTTTATTTATGCAATAGAGGAGTTATTAAACTCTGCTAGACCAGTAATTTTATTATTAGTAGTAATTACAACTTTTATTGCAGATTCATCTGCTGATATTATTCAAGCCTTGGGTTTAGATCCTAAAGCAGGAGGCTTTGATTTTAACCTCGGATTTTTGATTCAAAAAGAATACGACCCATCAGTTTTTTTCTTACCTGTAGATTTTATTTACTTAGTTTTACTAGGAATAATTATTGGAATATTTGCAGAATTGTACAGCAGATATGTTTTGTTAATGCAAAATTTTGGGAAAAAGTGGTATAAAAATAAATTTGTTTTAAAAATGAGTATCTGTGGACTTATTTTAGGAAGTATCTACTCTTTTTTACCCAGTACATTTCATAATTTAGATGAATTACAGAAAATAATAGCTGAACAAAATACAAGTATTGGAATTGCTTTAATAGCAGTTTTAGTACTATTTATCACGACAGGTTTAGCTGCAGCATCCGGAGCTCCTGGAGGATTATTCTATCCAATGCTTACTTTAGGAGGATCAATCGGACTAATAATGGGAAGCTGGGTAGAAATTGCTACAGGACATGCACCAAGTACATACATTTTTGCGGGAATGGGAGCTTTCGTAGCAGGATGTTCACGAACGCCAATAACAGCAATGTTTTTAGCTTTTGCTTTAACAAAAAATTTATTAATAATGAAACCTGTGTTAATCAGCTGCATTGCCAGTTTCTTGGTAGCAAGAGCTTTTAATGAAGAATCAATTTATGAAAGACAAATACAAATAGAATTAGAAGACTAA